From a region of the Sporosarcina ureilytica genome:
- a CDS encoding SPFH domain-containing protein, which yields MGLFGFFKSQFIEVIEWTDNTSNTMVYKFPVHNNEIKMGAELTVRESQVAIFVNEGEIADIFGPGRYQLWTQNMPILTKLKSWKHGFNSPFKADVYFVNTKQFINQKWGTSNPIMMRDPEFGMIRLRGYGIYSYRVSEPTTFLKELFGTSSSYDTSSIENHLKKMILSGLTDLFAESQIAALDLAMYYDELSTQGKEKMQERFNAFGFEITSLYIENLSLPKEVEEAMDKRTSMGVLGNLGQYQQYQAAEALRDAAQNEGGGLAGAGAGLGAGAALGGMMTNALSGNQQQVNEPVTSQPHANKINCPHCDAKINATAKFCGECGKSVQTEKTPCINCETPVNKDAKFCGECGTKQVTEKVCEGCGSSNGPNAKFCGDCGESL from the coding sequence ATGGGTTTGTTTGGATTTTTTAAAAGTCAATTTATCGAAGTCATTGAATGGACAGATAACACTTCAAATACAATGGTTTACAAGTTTCCAGTACACAACAATGAAATTAAAATGGGTGCAGAATTAACAGTCAGGGAATCTCAAGTCGCTATTTTCGTTAATGAAGGTGAAATTGCGGATATTTTTGGCCCAGGGCGCTATCAATTATGGACACAAAACATGCCGATTTTAACAAAACTAAAATCGTGGAAGCACGGTTTTAATTCCCCGTTTAAAGCAGATGTTTATTTCGTCAATACAAAACAATTTATTAACCAAAAATGGGGAACGTCCAATCCAATCATGATGCGTGACCCTGAGTTTGGCATGATTCGATTACGTGGTTATGGTATTTATTCGTACCGTGTTTCTGAACCGACTACTTTCTTAAAAGAACTTTTCGGTACGAGCAGTTCCTATGACACGAGTAGTATAGAAAATCATTTGAAAAAGATGATTTTATCAGGGTTAACCGATCTTTTTGCAGAATCACAGATTGCAGCCTTAGATTTGGCCATGTATTATGATGAACTTAGCACGCAAGGTAAAGAGAAAATGCAAGAACGTTTCAATGCATTTGGCTTTGAAATCACGTCTCTTTACATTGAAAACTTATCTCTGCCAAAAGAAGTTGAAGAAGCGATGGATAAGCGTACATCGATGGGCGTTCTTGGTAATCTTGGACAATATCAACAGTACCAAGCAGCCGAAGCGCTTCGAGATGCAGCCCAAAACGAAGGCGGCGGACTTGCCGGTGCAGGCGCGGGACTCGGTGCAGGTGCGGCACTTGGTGGTATGATGACAAATGCGCTTTCTGGAAATCAACAACAAGTAAATGAACCTGTAACTTCACAACCACACGCAAATAAAATTAATTGCCCACATTGCGATGCTAAAATCAATGCCACGGCAAAATTTTGTGGAGAATGTGGTAAATCCGTTCAAACAGAAAAAACACCTTGTATAAACTGTGAAACGCCTGTTAATAAAGATGCAAAGTTTTGCGGGGAATGTGGAACAAAACAAGTAACGGAAAAAGTTTGCGAAGGTTGTGGTTCTTCTAATGGGCCAAACGCTAAATTTTGTGGAGACTGCGGAGAAAGTCTTTAA
- a CDS encoding fluoride efflux transporter FluC, with the protein MRKVMLVGIAGMFGAILRTAIGQWMGEGSHFPIATFTVNMLATWLLCFFAAGVLQKIIHNQQIIDAVTVGFLGAFSTFSALSMETVLLVESGRIVLAILYVGFSLVGGIMIGLFGFYCGRKLVAA; encoded by the coding sequence ATGAGGAAAGTCATGTTAGTCGGGATTGCAGGCATGTTCGGTGCCATTTTACGGACCGCTATCGGACAGTGGATGGGCGAGGGAAGTCATTTTCCAATCGCAACATTTACAGTGAATATGCTTGCTACTTGGTTACTTTGTTTCTTCGCTGCTGGCGTGTTGCAAAAAATCATTCATAATCAACAAATCATAGACGCCGTTACGGTTGGATTTCTTGGTGCTTTTTCAACGTTCTCGGCATTGAGTATGGAAACTGTTTTACTCGTTGAAAGCGGCCGTATTGTGCTTGCGATTTTATATGTCGGATTCAGTCTAGTTGGCGGAATTATGATTGGGCTGTTTGGCTTTTATTGTGGCAGAAAGCTGGTGGCGGCATGA
- a CDS encoding sulfite exporter TauE/SafE family protein yields the protein MEYVLIFLIGIIATTLGTLAGGGGLITLPAMLLMGLPIHSAIGASKVSNTVSSFSSFYVLLRRKEITLKESFWIIPVSLGGGLTGGYIASLISSENLYRVAIFLLVAAFITSFLSRGNFAGDEPLRLSKVSVPGLYGIGIYDGLFGPGQATLMLYLFAHLNVAYIRAIGYVRLATFSSCFGAAISYISTGKIIWPMTIALLLGSVTGAQAGVRIAQRLNPKYVKPILRIITIAIILQLLIESYK from the coding sequence GTGGAATATGTTTTAATTTTTCTTATCGGTATTATTGCTACAACGCTAGGAACACTTGCGGGAGGCGGGGGACTAATCACTCTTCCTGCAATGTTATTGATGGGGCTTCCTATTCATTCGGCAATTGGGGCAAGTAAAGTGTCGAATACAGTAAGCTCCTTTTCAAGCTTTTATGTGTTGCTGCGTCGTAAAGAGATTACTTTAAAAGAGTCATTTTGGATTATTCCTGTAAGCCTTGGGGGCGGTTTGACCGGCGGATACATTGCATCGTTAATTTCTTCAGAAAATTTATACCGAGTAGCGATTTTTTTACTCGTAGCAGCATTTATCACATCATTTTTATCGAGAGGAAATTTTGCTGGCGATGAACCGCTGCGTTTATCGAAAGTGAGTGTTCCGGGACTCTATGGCATTGGGATTTATGACGGTTTGTTCGGACCCGGTCAGGCAACCCTGATGCTTTATTTATTTGCTCATCTAAATGTTGCTTATATCCGTGCAATTGGTTACGTACGGCTTGCAACATTCTCCAGCTGTTTCGGTGCGGCAATTAGTTATATATCTACAGGGAAAATCATTTGGCCAATGACGATTGCGTTGCTTTTAGGGTCGGTTACAGGTGCTCAAGCAGGGGTACGCATCGCACAGAGATTAAATCCGAAATACGTCAAGCCGATTCTTCGAATAATAACGATTGCGATTATCTTGCAGTTGCTAATCGAGAGTTATAAATGA
- a CDS encoding thermonuclease family protein: MNHKNNTEKSRKGKRSLTSILAMIVIAAVIYFFNLEDIDEVDRTGFIPVELVHTIDGDTIKILYEGKEQNVRYLLIDTPELDHKQSNHQPFAEEATKRNDELLRSGNVEIEFDVGDSEDKYGRLLAYVYVDGESVQQTLLEEGLARVAYIYEPNTKHLSSFKEAEDKAENDGLGVWSIEGYVTNRGFKSVAN, from the coding sequence ATGAATCATAAAAATAATACGGAAAAAAGTCGGAAAGGAAAAAGAAGTTTAACCTCTATCCTAGCGATGATTGTCATAGCAGCAGTTATTTATTTTTTTAATTTAGAAGACATTGATGAGGTTGATAGGACTGGGTTTATTCCGGTTGAACTTGTCCATACGATAGATGGGGACACGATAAAAATCCTATACGAAGGCAAAGAGCAAAACGTCCGCTATTTACTCATTGATACGCCTGAATTAGATCATAAGCAATCTAACCATCAACCATTTGCGGAAGAAGCGACGAAACGCAATGACGAATTGTTGAGAAGTGGAAATGTTGAAATTGAATTTGATGTTGGGGATAGCGAAGATAAGTATGGACGTCTGCTGGCGTATGTTTATGTTGATGGAGAAAGTGTGCAACAAACATTGTTGGAGGAAGGATTGGCTAGGGTCGCTTATATTTATGAGCCAAATACGAAACATTTAAGTTCATTTAAAGAAGCTGAGGACAAGGCGGAAAATGATGGTTTAGGTGTTTGGTCGATTGAAGGCTATGTGACGAATCGTGGTTTTAAATCTGTTGCAAATTGA
- a CDS encoding ATP-dependent helicase → MNFFERKKLELGIELNDVQKQAVLETEGPLLLLACPGSGKTTTMIMRIGYLIEEKNVSPRRIKAITFSRASAADMKARFTRFFPDMPAVDFSTIHSLAFTITRTYLDKLGKRYELIEGQGMHQFNKQSLLKRLYKDVLKDDCTDDELATLSTFISSLKNKLIPMDQWRTVTQPFPKAGEIAQKYEQQKNRQADFLYVDFDDMLVLAEEALRTDDELADRFRERYDYLLTDESQDTSLVQHMIVEHLVAYHGNLCVVADDDQSIYTWRGADPTYLLEFKKVYPDAKILKMERNYRSSKEIVETSATFIKRNRERFQKEMYTKNEKHKPIHLKQVRDPKEQLDYVIYELLNEQHLNEVAILFRNNASSTLFVSELHRRGIPFYMKDADDRFFSHWIIEDILNFMRLSFNVERKDIFTKIIMKMNLFVSRNMVTQFEKAQTSGNVFDAFIRTVTLKSRQVKKLQAYKKGYEVIPEMRPMRVIQLIRNDLGYEAALKSRAEKFGYRFDHMSDILDTLENIAMPLRTMVEFAERLKELEEAVQNAKFNPPENAVTLSTFHSAKGLEFSRVFMIDLQKGIIPSEEDEKDNATLEEARRLFYVGMTRAKQRLELLSYREDDGKKKEDSRFLDEVRGIITKSAPKVESKRQVKSNSVKSTSVRINPKGIQHRKELIVGEEVIHRVFGKGTILSFEGTRLMIQFKKEQKEFDLETILQYGLLERV, encoded by the coding sequence ATGAATTTTTTTGAACGGAAAAAACTAGAGCTTGGGATTGAATTAAACGATGTGCAAAAGCAGGCTGTGCTTGAAACGGAAGGGCCGCTTCTGTTACTTGCATGTCCCGGTTCTGGAAAAACGACAACGATGATTATGCGCATTGGGTATTTAATTGAAGAGAAAAATGTATCCCCAAGACGGATTAAAGCAATCACATTCAGCCGTGCATCGGCCGCGGATATGAAGGCTCGCTTTACCCGCTTTTTCCCGGATATGCCAGCAGTTGATTTTTCAACCATCCATAGTTTGGCATTTACAATTACGCGGACTTATTTAGATAAGCTTGGAAAGCGTTATGAATTAATTGAAGGGCAAGGGATGCATCAGTTTAATAAACAATCATTGCTTAAACGGCTTTATAAGGACGTGTTAAAAGATGATTGTACAGATGATGAGCTTGCGACGCTTTCAACTTTTATTAGTTCGCTTAAGAATAAATTAATTCCAATGGATCAGTGGCGAACCGTTACGCAGCCTTTTCCGAAAGCCGGGGAAATCGCACAAAAGTATGAACAACAAAAAAACCGTCAAGCTGATTTTTTATATGTGGACTTTGACGATATGCTCGTGTTGGCTGAAGAAGCATTACGGACAGACGATGAACTAGCTGACCGATTTCGTGAACGTTATGATTATTTATTAACGGACGAGAGCCAAGATACGTCGCTTGTGCAACATATGATTGTAGAGCATCTTGTGGCTTATCATGGCAATCTATGTGTCGTGGCGGATGATGACCAATCAATTTATACGTGGCGCGGTGCAGATCCAACCTATTTACTCGAGTTTAAAAAAGTATATCCTGATGCCAAAATCCTTAAAATGGAACGAAATTACCGTTCCTCTAAAGAAATTGTGGAAACTTCAGCGACATTTATTAAGCGTAATCGGGAAAGATTTCAAAAAGAAATGTACACCAAAAATGAAAAGCATAAACCAATTCACCTAAAACAAGTTCGTGACCCGAAAGAGCAACTTGATTATGTCATTTATGAATTGCTGAATGAACAACATTTAAATGAAGTGGCGATTTTATTTAGAAATAATGCATCATCCACACTTTTCGTAAGTGAGTTACATCGACGCGGTATTCCATTTTATATGAAAGATGCCGATGACAGGTTTTTTAGCCATTGGATCATTGAAGATATTTTAAACTTTATGCGATTAAGTTTTAACGTAGAAAGAAAAGATATTTTCACGAAAATCATTATGAAGATGAATCTATTCGTTTCACGAAATATGGTCACTCAATTTGAAAAGGCACAGACGTCTGGGAATGTGTTTGATGCGTTTATTCGAACGGTGACACTTAAAAGTCGACAAGTAAAAAAGCTTCAAGCATATAAAAAAGGGTATGAGGTTATTCCAGAAATGCGGCCGATGCGCGTTATTCAGCTCATTCGAAACGATCTAGGGTATGAAGCCGCACTAAAAAGCCGTGCTGAAAAATTCGGTTATCGTTTCGATCATATGAGCGATATTTTAGATACACTCGAAAATATTGCGATGCCGCTTCGGACGATGGTAGAGTTTGCGGAACGATTAAAAGAATTGGAAGAAGCCGTGCAAAATGCGAAATTTAATCCGCCTGAAAATGCTGTGACGTTATCGACTTTCCATAGCGCAAAGGGATTAGAGTTCAGCAGAGTCTTTATGATTGATTTGCAAAAAGGAATTATCCCGTCTGAAGAAGATGAAAAAGACAATGCAACATTAGAAGAAGCGCGACGATTATTTTATGTGGGTATGACACGTGCAAAACAAAGGTTAGAACTATTATCCTACCGTGAAGATGATGGAAAGAAAAAGGAAGACTCGCGATTTTTGGATGAAGTGCGAGGCATTATAACGAAATCAGCCCCTAAAGTTGAAAGTAAAAGACAAGTGAAGTCAAACTCAGTAAAAAGTACTTCTGTCCGAATAAATCCAAAAGGCATTCAACATCGAAAAGAACTCATCGTCGGGGAAGAAGTTATTCATCGTGTATTCGGGAAAGGAACAATCCTATCATTTGAAGGGACAAGGCTTATGATACAGTTTAAGAAAGAACAAAAAGAGTTTGACCTTGAGACAATTTTACAATACGGCTTATTGGAACGGGTGTAA
- a CDS encoding tRNA dihydrouridine synthase encodes MSNDNFWLELPKPFFILAPMEDVTDVVFRHVIAEAGRPDVFFTEFANTASYCHPEGTESVRGRLTFTEDEQPIVAHIWGDNPEYFRQMSIGMKEMGFRGIDINMGCPVQNVAAKGRGAGLINHPETAAEIIQAAKAGGLPVSVKTRLGYNKIEEWRDWLTHILKQDIANLSIHLRTRKEMSSVPAHWELIPEIKQLRDEIAPNTLLTINGDIPDRAKGMELVEKYGVDGVMIGRGVFTNPFAFEKEPKEHSVKEYLELLLLQLELHDKYDQEVEPRSFKPLLRFFKIYIRGFKGASDLRHRLMSTKSTDEVRGILQPYLEADLDE; translated from the coding sequence ATGAGTAATGATAATTTTTGGCTTGAATTACCGAAGCCGTTTTTTATATTAGCACCAATGGAAGATGTGACAGATGTTGTATTCCGTCACGTCATTGCAGAAGCTGGTCGACCTGATGTATTTTTCACTGAATTTGCGAATACCGCAAGTTATTGTCATCCGGAAGGAACAGAGAGCGTTCGAGGACGTTTAACATTTACAGAGGATGAACAACCGATTGTCGCACATATTTGGGGGGATAATCCGGAATATTTTAGGCAGATGAGTATCGGGATGAAAGAAATGGGCTTCCGCGGCATCGATATTAATATGGGCTGTCCCGTTCAAAATGTAGCTGCAAAAGGAAGAGGGGCAGGTTTAATTAACCATCCGGAAACTGCTGCAGAAATTATCCAAGCAGCAAAAGCGGGCGGATTACCTGTTAGTGTGAAAACGCGTCTTGGATACAATAAAATTGAAGAGTGGCGTGATTGGCTAACGCATATTTTAAAACAAGATATTGCGAACTTGTCGATTCATTTACGTACAAGAAAAGAAATGAGTAGTGTGCCCGCACATTGGGAACTCATTCCAGAGATTAAACAATTGCGAGATGAAATTGCACCCAATACATTGCTGACGATAAACGGCGACATTCCAGATCGTGCAAAAGGAATGGAATTAGTGGAGAAGTACGGTGTTGACGGTGTTATGATTGGACGAGGTGTCTTTACAAATCCGTTCGCATTTGAAAAAGAGCCGAAAGAACATAGTGTGAAAGAATATTTAGAGTTGCTATTATTACAACTCGAATTACATGATAAATACGATCAGGAAGTAGAACCTCGTTCATTTAAACCGCTTCTTCGTTTCTTTAAAATTTACATCCGCGGATTTAAAGGCGCAAGTGATTTAAGACATCGATTAATGAGTACGAAATCGACGGATGAGGTAAGGGGAATTTTACAACCGTATTTAGAAGCCGATTTGGATGAATGA
- a CDS encoding RNA-guided endonuclease InsQ/TnpB family protein has protein sequence MIRKTKRKWLRKKAKNKDNIQHFTQVQHLGGRSLSAKAFRTLNRMTHSTKALRNVALYTWKQYYKENGTAPSTKIIDTAMKKDMNYWGASANAVQAIRRTLLSEIKSFFEAMKDWKINPDKYKNCPKFPNYSKSTTKRIIELYEPGKIDEDGFWTVPMNKDFKAKFGEVNIKMPANLRHQKVTYIEIVPKHNGRFFEVHYTYEIQKPQMKKAPTTTKKALSIDIGVNNLMACATNTGETFLIDGLKLKSINQYFNKALSRQQESNLENGLSKRIVSKKQAALWTKRARQIKGYFTQAIGLLFKKAKALNVDTIIVGINKGWKQKSAMGKKHNQQFVSIPFKQLLSAIENKCLKEGIRFIEQEESYTSVASFLDRDKLPVYGEKNSAVHVFTGKRMTRGLYRSSMGTCLNADINAALNILRKTEVISLDENLKPMIPKRIAVQQRKSVA, from the coding sequence TTGATCAGAAAAACCAAACGAAAATGGCTTCGCAAAAAAGCGAAAAACAAAGACAATATCCAACACTTTACCCAAGTCCAACATCTCGGCGGACGTTCTTTGTCGGCGAAGGCATTTCGTACATTAAATCGAATGACGCATAGCACAAAAGCATTGCGGAATGTAGCATTATACACCTGGAAACAGTACTACAAGGAAAACGGTACAGCCCCTTCAACGAAAATTATTGACACGGCGATGAAAAAAGACATGAATTACTGGGGCGCTTCTGCCAATGCTGTCCAAGCCATTCGGCGAACGCTTTTAAGTGAGATTAAAAGTTTTTTCGAAGCGATGAAAGACTGGAAAATCAATCCAGACAAATATAAGAACTGCCCAAAGTTCCCTAACTACAGTAAATCAACAACTAAACGCATCATTGAACTTTACGAGCCCGGTAAAATAGACGAAGACGGCTTCTGGACAGTGCCGATGAACAAAGATTTCAAAGCCAAATTTGGCGAAGTGAACATAAAAATGCCGGCGAATTTACGCCATCAAAAAGTGACATACATCGAAATCGTGCCAAAGCATAATGGTCGGTTCTTTGAGGTCCATTACACCTACGAAATCCAAAAACCTCAAATGAAAAAAGCACCTACGACAACGAAAAAAGCTCTGAGCATTGATATCGGTGTAAATAATTTAATGGCGTGTGCGACGAACACGGGTGAAACATTCTTGATTGACGGCTTGAAACTCAAATCCATTAACCAATATTTCAATAAAGCCTTAAGCCGCCAACAAGAAAGCAATCTTGAAAATGGCCTTTCGAAGCGCATTGTCTCGAAAAAACAAGCGGCCCTTTGGACAAAACGCGCCCGTCAAATCAAAGGTTATTTCACACAAGCGATTGGCTTACTGTTCAAAAAAGCAAAAGCCTTGAATGTCGATACCATCATTGTCGGCATCAACAAAGGGTGGAAACAAAAATCCGCAATGGGCAAAAAGCACAACCAACAATTTGTCAGCATACCATTCAAACAGCTGCTTTCCGCGATCGAAAACAAATGCCTAAAAGAAGGCATTCGCTTTATCGAACAGGAAGAAAGTTATACCTCTGTCGCAAGTTTCCTAGACCGCGATAAGTTGCCCGTATACGGTGAAAAAAATAGCGCAGTCCATGTTTTCACAGGCAAACGGATGACACGTGGTTTGTATCGATCATCAATGGGGACTTGCCTAAACGCAGACATTAACGCTGCTTTAAACATTTTGCGAAAAACGGAAGTTATTTCGCTAGATGAAAATTTAAAGCCAATGATACCTAAAAGAATCGCTGTACAACAACGTAAATCCGTTGCTTAA
- the lepB gene encoding signal peptidase I: protein MSEGTKKEILSWMKSAAIALVLAILIRQFLYTPVTVSGQSMEPTFENDNRVVITKIHSINRFDMIVFHSPISDENFIKRVIGLPGDIVVMKDDHLYVNGIEYEEKYVQANKDKLYEGHRLTENFEVRVPTGHYFVLGDNRQYSMDSRMLGPIEEQAIIGKVSFRIYPLSSIGIPR, encoded by the coding sequence TTGAGCGAAGGAACGAAGAAGGAAATCTTATCTTGGATGAAGTCTGCCGCAATTGCATTGGTACTTGCCATACTCATCCGTCAATTTCTATATACACCAGTAACAGTGTCTGGTCAGTCAATGGAGCCTACGTTTGAAAATGACAATAGAGTAGTGATCACGAAAATTCATTCAATTAATCGCTTTGATATGATTGTGTTTCATTCACCGATCTCAGATGAAAACTTTATTAAACGTGTAATCGGGCTTCCGGGGGATATTGTTGTGATGAAGGATGATCACTTGTACGTAAATGGAATAGAGTATGAAGAAAAGTATGTCCAAGCAAATAAAGATAAATTGTATGAAGGACATCGACTGACGGAAAACTTCGAAGTACGCGTCCCTACAGGACATTATTTCGTTCTCGGGGATAATCGACAATATAGCATGGATAGCCGAATGCTCGGGCCGATTGAAGAACAAGCCATCATTGGAAAAGTATCGTTTCGGATTTATCCTTTAAGTTCGATTGGTATTCCAAGGTAA
- a CDS encoding DUF421 domain-containing protein, whose translation MDLAWIWKSILIVVGGTLLLRVAGRKSISQMTLAQTVIMVGIGSLLIQPLAGKNIWTTLAVGGILVITLIIMEYAQVKSDKIEQFITGKSKILIENGKINEKNLKKMRFTVDQMEMKLRQQNVTSIEKVKWATLEPNGQVGFELKSDDQPATKKDIQSLQKDIDQIARALNVTNQKTPYPQDSNQHDIFSEIAKKEHNDEPPKHLQ comes from the coding sequence ATGGACCTCGCTTGGATATGGAAATCGATATTAATTGTTGTAGGCGGAACATTATTATTAAGAGTAGCTGGAAGAAAGTCCATTTCTCAAATGACACTTGCTCAAACGGTTATTATGGTTGGAATAGGTTCTTTATTAATTCAACCTCTTGCTGGAAAGAATATTTGGACCACTCTTGCAGTAGGAGGTATACTTGTTATTACCCTTATCATTATGGAGTATGCCCAAGTGAAATCAGATAAAATCGAACAATTCATTACGGGAAAATCAAAAATACTCATTGAGAATGGGAAAATTAATGAGAAGAATTTGAAGAAAATGCGTTTTACGGTAGACCAAATGGAAATGAAATTACGTCAACAAAATGTAACCTCTATTGAGAAGGTAAAATGGGCAACATTAGAGCCAAATGGACAAGTTGGTTTTGAATTAAAATCAGACGATCAGCCTGCCACGAAAAAAGACATTCAATCACTGCAAAAAGATATCGACCAAATCGCTCGAGCGTTGAATGTAACGAACCAGAAGACTCCTTACCCTCAAGATTCCAATCAGCATGATATCTTTTCTGAAATTGCCAAAAAAGAACACAACGACGAACCACCTAAGCATTTACAATAG
- the tnpA gene encoding IS200/IS605 family transposase — MKTTLDKNKHSAYLLYFHLVLVVKYRRKAIDDEISEFLKSEFSRLGEPHGIILGEWNHDNDHVHMMFRSVPNVDISKVIMSYKSVSSRFVKQKYPWIKQVLWKNVFWPRSYCLLTTGGAPIDTIRKYIQSQRQQ, encoded by the coding sequence ATGAAAACAACATTGGATAAAAATAAACATTCAGCTTACCTTTTGTATTTTCATTTGGTTTTAGTTGTGAAATATCGAAGAAAAGCAATAGATGACGAGATTTCAGAATTCCTCAAATCCGAATTCTCTCGGTTAGGAGAGCCGCATGGCATTATACTAGGAGAATGGAATCATGACAATGACCATGTGCACATGATGTTCCGTTCAGTTCCAAATGTTGATATATCCAAAGTGATTATGAGTTACAAAAGTGTGAGTTCGCGCTTTGTAAAACAGAAATATCCTTGGATAAAACAGGTACTTTGGAAAAATGTGTTTTGGCCCCGCAGTTACTGTTTACTTACGACTGGTGGTGCGCCTATCGATACCATTCGAAAATACATTCAATCTCAACGTCAACAATGA
- the crcB gene encoding fluoride efflux transporter CrcB — protein sequence MWQKAGGGMTTVEVLVIGIGGFIGAVLRLLLSDLLNHKRRMPIGTLLVNLAGSLFIGIIFGLGLSKMWTMFLVSGFAGALTTFSTLQKEVIEQWQSGRKKDAVYYVILTYGIGIMLAYIGYFIVSI from the coding sequence TTGTGGCAGAAAGCTGGTGGCGGCATGACGACTGTAGAAGTGCTTGTGATTGGGATAGGCGGTTTTATAGGAGCAGTCTTGCGTTTATTATTGTCCGACTTACTTAATCACAAAAGACGCATGCCAATCGGGACATTGCTCGTCAATTTGGCTGGCTCATTATTTATTGGCATTATTTTTGGACTTGGTCTTTCAAAAATGTGGACAATGTTTCTAGTCTCCGGCTTTGCAGGGGCATTAACAACGTTTTCTACTTTGCAGAAAGAAGTCATTGAACAATGGCAATCAGGGAGAAAAAAAGATGCCGTATATTATGTAATCCTTACATATGGCATTGGAATTATGCTTGCATATATTGGTTATTTTATTGTGAGCATATAA
- a CDS encoding cupin domain-containing protein has product MMQKDANYFIEQLALEQHPEGGYYKSTFTADETIDAFGTTRKLYTNIYFLLKSGEVSHFHRLKSDEVWYYHGGSSLTIHIIDEEGNYRELKLGLNLDAGEQPQAIVRKNSIFGSSVMDKDTFSLVGCMVSPGFDFEDFELFTQKELLALYPQHESIIRKLAYENL; this is encoded by the coding sequence ATGATGCAAAAAGATGCGAATTACTTTATTGAACAATTAGCGCTCGAACAGCATCCAGAAGGCGGCTATTATAAAAGTACTTTTACAGCCGATGAAACAATCGATGCATTCGGCACAACGAGGAAATTATATACAAATATATACTTCTTATTGAAATCAGGGGAAGTTTCACATTTTCACCGATTAAAATCTGATGAAGTATGGTATTACCATGGCGGCAGTTCCTTAACAATTCATATCATCGATGAGGAAGGAAACTACCGTGAATTAAAATTAGGATTAAATTTAGACGCAGGAGAGCAGCCGCAAGCGATTGTACGTAAGAATAGTATTTTTGGTTCATCTGTTATGGACAAAGACACGTTTTCACTTGTCGGTTGTATGGTATCGCCTGGATTTGACTTTGAAGACTTTGAACTGTTTACCCAGAAAGAACTACTTGCGCTTTATCCGCAACATGAATCAATCATTCGAAAACTTGCCTATGAAAACTTGTAA